Below is a genomic region from Alphaproteobacteria bacterium.
CTGCCCACGCGCCGAGCATCCCAGACGCCTTCGCGGCGATGTTCGACGAACAAGTGGTGGTGCCCATCCCCGGCCGCGGCCATCTGATCGGCCGCGACGCCGTGATGGAGGCCTATCGCGCCAGCACGTCGTTCCGCGAGGGCACGATCTCCTGGGCTCCGATACGGGGCGGCATCTCCGCCGACGGCACGCAGGGCTTCACGCTCGGCTATCTCAACGTCAGCGCCGGCCCTCCCGAACGCCGCAACCGCAAATATCTCGCTTACTGGATTCGGCGTCCGCAAGGCTGGCGGATCGTCGCCTACCGCCTGCTTCCGCGCGCACCCGGCGAGGTCTCGACCGACCTGCTCGAACCCTCGCTCCCCGGTTTCACGGCCGCGCCGTCCACCAACGCCGCCCACATCGCGTCGCTCCGGGCTAGCCTGTCGGCCGCCGAGCAAGCCTTCTCCGACCGCGCCCAGCAGGTCGGCCTGCGCGCCGCCTTCCTCGAGTTCGGCCGCGCCGATGCGGTCAACATGTCGGATGGCCCGGGCTTCGCCGTCGGCCTCGCCGCCGTCACGGCCCATTTCCCTGAAAACGCGACGACCAGCCCGCTGCGCTGGAGCACCGAGCGAAGCTTCGTCGCCTCCTCGGGCGACCTCGGAGTCTCGATCGGAACGATCCACGCCAACGGCCCGGTGCCGGAAGGCCAGGGCGCGGATTTCCCCTTTTTCACCGTGTGGCGGAGGGACAGGCCCGGCGCGCCGTGGCGGTACATCGCCGAATGAAAATCCTCCCCGGAACGGGGAGGGGGACCTGCCGGAGGCGGGTGGGGGGTCGGAGGCTGTCGGCCCCACCACCATGCTTCGCATGGTCCCCCTCCCCGTTCCGGGGAGGACTAAGCCGCGACCACCTCCTGCTCGATCGCTCCGAAGATCGAGTGGCCCTCGCCGTCCTCCATCCAGATCCGCACCCTGTCGCCTACCTTGAGAAAGGGCGTCGCCGCCGCGCCGTCGAGGATCGTCTCGACTGTGCGCAGTTCGGCGAGGCAGGAATAGCCGCTCCCGCCGCGGTCGACCGGCTTGCCTGGGCCGCCATCCACGCCCTTGTTGGATACCGTGCCGGAGCCAAGGATCGTGCCCGCGCCCAGATTGCGGGTCCTGGCGAGGTGGGCGACTAGGGTGCCGAAATCGAAGGTCATGTCCTGCCCCGCATCGGCCCGGCCGAAGGGCTGGCCGTTGAGATCGACGCTGAGCACGCCGCGCAGCTTGCCGTCCGCCCAGGCCTCGCCCAGCTCGTCGGGCGTCACGAACACCGGCGACAGGGCGGAGGCAGGCTTGGACTGGAGGAAGCCGAAGCCTTTGGCCAGCTCGGCCGGAATCAGGTTGCGCAGGGAGACGTCGTTCACCAGCCCGACCAGCTTGATATGCTCCAGCGCCTCGTCGCGCGACACGCCCCGCGGCACGTCGTCGGTCACCACCACGATCTCCGCCTCGAGGTCGCAGCCCCAGGCCTCGTCGGCGAGCGGGATCGGGTCGCGCGGACCCAACATTTCGTCGGATGCGCCCTGATACATGAGCGGGTCGGTCCAGAAGCTCTCGGGCATCTCGGCGCCGCGCGCCTTCCGCACCAGCTCGACATGGTTCACGTAAGCCGATCCGTCGGCCCACTGGTAAGCGCGCGGCAGCGGCGCGTCGGCGGCCCGCTCGTGGAAGCGGTCGCGCGGGATGACCCCATGTTCGAGGTCGGTGGCGAGCAGCTGCAGCTGCGGCGCGATCCGCTCCCAGTCGTCGAGCGCGGCCTGAAGCGTGGGGGCGAGGTGGCCGGCCTCCGCGCACCAGGCGAGATCGCGGCTGGCGACGACGAGCCGCCCGTCGCGGCCGGATTTCAGGGAACCGAGTTTCATTGCTTCTCCGTCATTGCGAGAAGCGAAGCGACGAAGCAATCCAGAACCGCCGTCGCGCCGCACTGGATTGCTTCGCTGCGCTCGCAATGACGACAGCAACTGGCATTTCCGCTTGGCCTTGGCTAGGGCCGCAGCCGATCAAACCATCCGAGTCACGAGGAAATCATGCGTAATATCGATCATTTCGTCGCGGGCGGCGCCTATGCGTCGGGCGAGCGGCACGGCGACGTCTTCGATCCCAACAATGGCGGCGTTCAGGCCCAGGTGCGCCTCGGCACTGCGGCCGATCTCGCAAAGGCGGTCGCCGCCGCGCGCGAGGCCTTCCCCGGCTGGGCCGCGACCAACCCGCAGCGCCGCGCCCGGGTGATGTTCAACTTCAAGGCGCTGGTCGAAGCCAATATGGACGACCTCGCCCTGATGCTCTCCAGCGAGCACGGCAAGGTGATCGCCGACGCGCGCGGCGACGTGCAGCGCGGCCTCGAAGTGATCGAATATGCCTGCGGCATCCCCCACGCGCTGAAGGGCGAGTACACGCAGGGCGCGGGCCCGGGCATCGACGTCTATTCGATGCGCCAGCCGCTCGGCATCGTCGCCGGCATCACCCCGTTCAACTTCCCGGCGATGATCCCGATGTGGATGTTCGGCGTCGCCATCGCCTGCGGCAACGCCTTCATCCTCAAGCCCTCCGAGCGCGACCCTTCCGTCCCGGTCCGCCTCGCCGAGCTGATGAAGGAAGCCGGCCTTCCCGACGGAATCCTCCAGGTCGTCCACGGCGACAAGGAGATGGTCGACGCGATCCTCGATCACCAGGACATCCACGCGATCAGCTTCGTCGGCTCGTCCGACATCGCCCAGTACATTTACGGCCGCGGCACCGCGAACGGGAAGCGCGTCCAGGCCTTCGGGGGCGCCAAGAACCACGGCATCGTCATGCCCGACGCCGACCTCGACATGGTGGTCAACGACCTCGCCGGCGCCGCCTTCGGAAGCGCCGGCGAACGCTGCATGGCCCTTCCGGTCGTCGTCCCCGTCGGCGACAAGACCGCCGACGCGCTGCGCGAGAAGCTGATCCCCGCCATTCGCGCCCTGCGTGTCGGCATCTCCACCGACGCCGAGGCCCATTACGGCCCGGTCGTCACCGCCGCGCACAAGGCGAAGATCGAAAGCTACATCCAGATGTGCGCCGACGAGGGCGGCGAGCTGGTGATCGACGGTCGCGGCTTCAGCCTCCAGGGCCATGAGGAGGGCTTCTTCATCGGCCCGACCTTCTTCGATCATGTGAAACCGAGCTTCCGCTCCTACAAGGAGGAGATTTTCGGCCCCGTCCTCCAGATGGTCCGCGCCGACAGCTTCGAGGAGGCGGTGCGCCTTCCGAGCGAGCACGAATATGGCAACGGCGTCGCCATCTTCACCCGCAACGGCCACGCCGCGCGCGAATTCGCCGCGCGGGTCAACGTCGGCATGGTCGGGATCAACGTGCCGATCCCGGTCCCGGTCGCCTACCACACGTTCGGCGGCTGGAAGCGCTCGGGCTTCGGCGACATCGACCAGCACGGCCCCGAGGGCGTGCGCTTCTGGACCAAGAACAAGAAGGTCACCCAGCGCTGGCCGGACGGCTCGGCGACGGGCGAAAATGCCTTCGTCATCCCGACGATGGGTTGAGCCGGGATGAAGCTCTACCTCGCCCCGGGAGCCTGCTCGCAGGCGCCGCACATCGCGCTCCTGGAAACCGGATTGCCGTTCGAGGCGGTGAAGGTCGATCTGAAGACCAAGCGGCTGGAGACGGGCGAGGATTACACCGCGATCAATCCCAAGGGCGCGGTGCCGGCGCTCGCGCTGGACGACGGCACGCTGCTCACCGAGAACGCTGTCGTCCTCCAATATATCGCGGATCGGACGCCGGAAGCGCGCCTGATCCCGCCGGTCGGCACGCTGGCGCGCTACCGCGCGCTCGAATGGCTGAACTATATCGCGACCGAGCTGCACAAGGGCTTCGCGCCGCTCTTCCACCCGACCGGCGAACCGCGCGCCCACGTCATCGAGCAGCTCTCGGCGAAATTCGATTATGTGAACGCGCGGCTCGGCGACGGCCCCTATCTGGCCGGCGCGGACCTCAGCGTCGCCGATCTGTACCTGTTCGTGATCCTCGGCTGGACCCGAATCTTCCACATCGATCTCGCCCGCTGGCCGGCCCTCGCCGCCTTCCGGGCGCGCCTGCTGGAGCGCGAATCAGTGCGAGAGGCCCTGCACGCCGAGGGCTTCGCGCCGAAGTGACAGAGGCGCTGCGATTCAGGTTCAGCCTGACGAATCTCCGCGCTATGGGGCCAGCATGAGCCAGTTCGACCTCACCGACGAGCAGCGCCAGATCCAGGAGATGGCGCGAGCGTTCACCGCGGACGCGATCACCCCCCACGCGAGCGAATGGGACGAGAAGCACATCTTCCCGCGCGAGACGATCCGTGCAGCGGCCGAACTCGGCTTCGGCAGCATCTACGTGTCCGAGGATTCCGGCGGCATCGGGCTCGGGCGGCTCGAGGCGGCCCTGATCATGGAGGCGATGGCCTATGGCTGCCCCTCGACCAGCGCCTTCATCTCGATCCACAACATGGCGAGCTGGATGATCGACCGGTTCGGCGGACAGGCGGTCAAGGACAAATATCTCCCCTCGATGGTGACGATGGAGCGGATCGGCTCCTATTGCCTGACCGAGCCCGGCTCCGGCTCCGACGCCGCCGCGCTCAAGACCCGCGCGGTCAAGGACGGCGACCACTATGTCGTCTCCGGCTCCAAGGCGTTCATCTCCGGTGGCGGCGAGAATGAAATCTACGTGACCATGGTCCGCACCGGCGTCGACGGCCCCAAGGGCATTTCCTGTCTGGTGATCGAAAAGGACATGCCGGGCGTCTCGTTCGGCGCTCAGGAAAAGAAGCTCGGCTGGCATTCGCAGCCGACCGCCCAGGTCAATTTCGACGAGGTCCGCGTTCCGGCCGAGAATTTGGTCGGCGGCGAGGGCGAGGGCTTCCGGATCGCGATGATGGGTTTGGACGGCGGCCGGCTCAACATCGGCGCCTGCTCGCTCGGCGGCGCCCAGCGCTGCCTCGACGAGGCGGTCAGCTACACCAAGGAGCGCAAGCAGTTCGGCTCGGCCATCGCCGATTTCCAGAACACGCAGTTCATGCTCGCCGACATGGAGACCGAATTACAGGCCGCGCGGATGCTGCTCTACGCCGCGGCGGTGAAGGTCACCGAGAACGCGCCCGACAAGACCAAATTCGCGGCGATGGCCAAGCGGCTCGCGACCGATTCGGGCTCGTCGATCGTCGACCGCGCGCTCCAGCTCCACGGCGGCTACGGCTATCTCCAGGATTATCCGATCGAGCGCTTTTGGCGCGACCTTCGGGTCCATTCGATCCTCGAAGGCACCAACCAGGTGATGCGGATGATCGTCGGGCGGGAGCTGACCCGCCAGTGACCGACGCAGCGACGGACGCCGGCGAGGGCATCGCCGGGCAGTGGACATCGGCGATGGCGCGGCTTTCGGAAGCGGCGCAGTCCGCGCTCGCCGCGGGTCCCGGCCTCGCCGGCACGCGGCCCTACGATCCGCTGGCCCTGTTCCGGACGATGGCCGATTTCGCAGCCGGCTTCCGACCCGATCAGCTGCTCCAGGTCCAGATCGAGGCGGCGCGCGAATGGGGACGCTTCTGGGCCGAGGCCTGGTCGCCGGGCGAGCCCGCCGAGGCGAAGCCGCGCGACCGGCGCTTCGCCCATCCCGAGTGGGAGACCCAGCCCTATCGCACGCTTCGCGACGCCTATCTGCTCGCCTCGAAGCAGCTTCGCGGCGGCGTCAAGGCGGCGGGCGGCGACGGGCCCGACGCGGCGATGATGAACTTCCTGGTCGACCAATATCTGAACGCGGTCGCGCCGACCAACTTCGCGATGACCAATCCTGCGGTGGTCGAGCGCACGGTCGAGACCGGCGGCGCCAATCTCGCCGCTGGCTTCGCCCATTTGCTCGAGGATGTGGCGAGCGGCAAGGGCATCGTTCGCCGGCGCACGGAGAGCGATTTCGTCGTCGGCGAGACGCTCGCCGCAACCCCCGGGGCGGTCGTCTTCCAGAACGAGCTGTTCCAGCTCATCCAGTACGACCCGGCGACTTCGGACGTCGCGGCCGAGCCCCTGCTCTACGTGCCGCCGCTGGTGAACAAATATTACATGATCGATCTCCAGCCCCGCTCCAGCCTGGTCAAATGGCTGGTCGACCAGGGCCGGACGGTATTCGTCATCTCCTGGGTCAATCCCGACGAGCGCCACCGCGACATGGGCGTCGAGCAATATGTGCTCCAGGGCATCGTCGAGGCGATCGGCGCGGCGCGCAAGGCCGCGAATGCGGACAAGCTCGACCTGTTCAGCTTCTGCCTCGGCGGCACCCTCGTGGCGATCGCCCTCGCCTGGCTCGAAGCGAAGGGCCGGGCAAGCGAGGTCGCCAGCGCCACTTTGATCGGCTCGATGGTCGATTTCGCCGACATGCGCGACTGGTCGGCCTTCGTCCACGAGGCGCATTTGGAGGCACTCGAGGACCATCTCGCCAAACGCGGCTTTATCGACTCGACCGAGCTCCAGCAGCTCTTCGCCGCGGTCCGCTCGAACGACCTGATCTGGTCGTCGGTGGTCAACCACTACCTCCTCGACAAGCCCGCCCCCGCCTCCGACCTTCTCCACTGGTTCGAGGACGGCGCCCGCATCCCCGAGGCGTTCCTCAAGAGCTACAATCGCGGGCTGCTCGCCAGCAACGCGCTCAAGGAAGGCACCGGCTTCACGGTCGGCGGAGTGGCGATCGACCTTTCGGCGGTGAAAACTCCGGTGACGGTGATCGCCCTCAAGGACGATCACGTCTCGGCCTGGGAAGCGGTCTATGACGGCACGCATCTGTTCGGCGGCCCGGTCCAGTTCATCCTCGGCGGCTCTGGCCACAATGCCGGCGTGATCAACCCGCCGGCCGCCAACAAGCACGGCTACTGGACCAGCGAAGCCAGGCCCGCCTCTGCCGGGGAATGGCTGGAGGGCGCCACCCGCCACGAAGGCACGTGGTGGCCGGCTTGGAACGCCTGGCTCGACGCCCACAGCTCCGGCAAGGTGAAGGCGCGCAAGCCGAAGAATCCGATCGAGCCGGCGCCGGGAAGCTATGTGAGGGTGGTGCATGATTAATTGCTCCCCGGCGAAGGGGCACCCCGCAAAGTACTACTTTGCGGGGACCCCGAAGGCCGGGGCCCAGGCGGCGCGGAGCGCCGAACGCGCTACCGCGCGCTGTTTTTCTAAGGCCTGGACCCCGGCCTTCGCCGGGGAGCAGGGTGGGACCGAATGACCGATATTGACGACACGCTCACCTACATAGACGGCCGCGCCGGCCGCCTGAGGCTCAACCGGCCAAAGGCGCTCCATGCGCTCAACCTGCCGATGGTCCGCCAGATGACCCGCGCGTTGCTCGACTGGCGCCACGATCGCAGCGTGCGCCTCGTCATCATCGACCATGCCGAGGGGCGCGGCTTCTGCGCCGGCGGCGACGTGGTGAGCATCGCGCAGAGCGCGCAAGGGCAGAGCGAGGCCGGCCGCGCCTTCTTCTTCGAGGAATATCGGCTGAACCACCTGATGTACACCTACGCCAAGCCCGGCGTGGTGTTCATGGACGGGATCACGATGGGCGGCGGGGTCGGCATCGCCTGCCCCTGCCGCTATCGCGTGGCGACCGAGCGGACCATCTTCGCCATGCCGGAAACCACGATCGGCCTGTTCCCCGACGTCGGCGGCGGCCGCTACCTCTCGCGCCTGCGCGGCCGGATCGCGCAATATCTGGCGTTGACGGGCGCTCGGATCGACGGCGCCGACTGCGTCGCGCTCGGCCTCGCCAATTTCTATATTCCCTCGGACCGGCTTGAAGCGCTCAAGGCGCAGCTCTGCCGCGAGCCCCAGAAAGCGGAAAGCCTCCTCGCCGGGGCCGCGGTTCCTGCGCCGCCGTCCAAGATCGCCGAGGTCCTGCCGCTGATCGACCGCCTGTTCGCCTCGGACGATTATGAGGAGATCCTGGCCGCGCTCCGCGCCGACGCCGGCGATTGGGCGAAGGCGCAGCTAGAAGGACTCGCGGCCAAGTCGCCGACCGCCTGCAAGGTCTCCGTGCGCATGCTGGTCGAGAGCCCGCACCAGCCGCACTTTCTCGACGAGATGCGGATGGAGTTCGCCATCGTCACCCGAATGTTCCGCCACGGCGACTTCTACGAAGGCGTGCGCGCTTTGCTGATCGACAAGGACAACAATCCGCGCTGGGACCCGGCAGCGCCCGGGGAGGTCACGCCCGCCATGGTCGACGCCTTCTTCGAGCCCCTGCCGCAGAGCGAGGCGTGGAGCCCGCTGCCCCCCGAGGGAGATTAATTGGGGACAGTCCCTATTTAGCTAAAGGTTTGAGGACAAAGGAAATGACTTACGAGACGATCCTGGTCGAACAGCGCGGCGCGGTCACGCTCGTAACGCTCAACCGCCCGCAGGCGCTGAACGCGCTCAACTCGACCGTGCTCGCCGAGCTGATCGCCGTCTTCGCCGCCTACGACTCGGACGAAAGCCAGCGCTGCCTCGTCCTCACCGGCTCGGAGAAAGCCTTCGCCGCGGGCGCGGACATCAAGGAGATGTCGGACCAGGGCTTCGCCTCGATGTATTCCTCCAATTTCTTCGCCGGGTGGGAGAAGGTCACGGCAACCCGCAAGCCGTGGATCGCCGCGGTCGCGGGCTATGCGCTGGGCGGCGGCTGCGAGGTGGCGATGATGGCCGATTTCATCATCGCCGCCGATACAGCCAAGTTCGGCCAGCCCGAGATCAAGCTCGGAGTCACGCCCGGCATGGGCGGCTCGCAGCGCCTGACCCACGCGGTCGGCAAGGCCAAGGCGATGGAGATGTGCCTGACGGGGCGAATGATGGGCGCCGAGGAAGCGGAGCGTTCGGGCCTCGTCGCCAGGGTCGTCCCCGCCGCCGAGCTGATCGACGAGGCGCTTAAGACCGCCGAGACGATCGCTTCGATGTCGCCGGTCGCCGCGATGGCCAACAAGGAAATGGTCAACGCCGCCTTCGAGAACGGCCTCGCCCAGGGCATCGCTTTCGAGCGCCGCCTGTTCCACGGCCTGTTCGGCACCGAGGACCAGAAGGAAGGCATGAGCGCCTTCGTCGCCAAGCGCGCTGCGGAGTGGAAGGGAAGATAGAGCGCTGGAAATAGAGACGCCCAAGCCCTTTGCCGTTCGCCCCGAGCGAAGTCGAGGGGCCCGGCCGAGCGAAGCCGAGGCTTCACATTCTCGGCTCCGCTCGAAGGGATGTCTCGACTTCGCTCGACACGAACGGGTTGGAAGGACTTCGAAATGGCGAAAGTAGCATTCATCGGGCTCGGCAATATGGGCGGCGGGATGGCCGCGAACCTCGCCAAGGCGGGGCACGACGTCGCCGCCTTCGACCTCAGCGAGGATGCCCTCCTCCGCGCCGAGGCGCGCGGCGCCGCCCGAGCCGCCTCCGCGCAGGAAGCGGTGGTGGGCGCCGAGGCGGTGGTGACCATGCTCCCCGCCGGACGCCACGTTCGCGAGGTCTACGAGACCTCGATCATCGGCCACGCCCCCGCCGGCGCGATCCTGATGGATTGCTCGACGATCGACGTCGCCACCGCGCGCGAGGAGATCGAAAAGGCGACGGCCGCCGGCTACGACATGGTCGACGCCCCGGTCTCCGGCGGGATCGCCGCGGCGGAAGCCGGCACCCTCACCTTCATGGTCGGCGGCTCCGGCGAGGCGTTCGAGCGGGCCCGACCTTTCCTCGAGCAAATGGGCAAGGCGGTGATCCACGCGGGCGACGGCGGTGCGGGCCAGGCGGCGAAGATCTGTAACAACATGCTCTTGGGCGCGACGATGGTCGCCACCTGCGAAGCCTTCGCCATGGCGAAGAGGCTCGGCCTGGATCTGCAGACCTTCTACGACATTTCCTCCAAAGCCTCGGGCCAAAGCTGGTCGATGACCTCTTATTGCCCGGTCCCGGGAGTCGGCCCCGAGACTCCGGCCGACCGCGGCTACGAGGGCGGCTTCGCGGCCACCCTGATGCTCAAGGACCTGCGCCTGGCGATGGAGGCGGCCCAGAGCGTCGACGCCTACACGCCGATGGGCGCGGAGGCCGAGACGCTCTACGCCCGCTTTGCCGAAAGCCTGGGCGGGGGCGGCAAGGATTTTTCGGCGATCATCAAGATGATCGACGACAGCTGGAAAAGGCCGGCGATCTAGGACAGCTTAATCGTCATTGCGAGGAGCGAAGCGACGAAGCAATCCAGACGGACGGCGGGGCCCAACTGGATTGCTTCGCTACGCTCGCAATGACGAAGCGGTGTTTAGTTCCCCGGCGATGCCGCGTCGGCCGGCGCCGGGCGCACCGAGCCGAAATCGGAGCCCACCGGGATCCCGATCAGCGTCGTATCGGGGATCGAGCGGTCGAGCACGATGCACTCGGCGAAGCGCGGCCGGGCGCAGATCTGCCAGCGGTCGCCGGGGTGGATGGCGATGCTGCGCGGGTGGTAATCCCACTCGAACATGCGCTTGGCCGCGTCGACCTCATAGTCCTCGCCGTTAAAATTGGTCTGGTTGTAGATCATCATCCGCCCCGCGACGACGTCGGGCGCTGCCCGGGTCGGAGCGGGCGCTTGCGCCTGCATCGCGGACGCCGGAACGGCGAGAGTCGCGGCGGCCAGCGCCGCAATCGTCAGATTCTTCATCACTTTTTCCCACCAAGGATTAGGCCGTTGAATTTGTAGGATTTTGCGAAGCCCTTGCCAAGCCGGAATCCAGCACGCCCGCGACCGCCCCGCGCCAACCGGCAAGCCGCTGCGCGCGCGCCTTTTCTTCCATGGCCGGAGCGAAACTCGCGACCGCCCCGCGCATCGCCGCGGCCTCCTCGAGCGAGCCGAACAGACCAGCGCCCACCCCGGCGAGCATCGCGGCGCCGAGCGCGGTGGTCTCGATGAACGCTGGCCGCTCGACCTCCAGGCCGAGGATGTCGGCGAGATCCTGGGCGAGCCAGTCGTTGGCCGCCATGCCCCCGTCGATCCTGAGGCATTCCCACGCCGCGCCGTCGCCGGCGAAGGCGGTCATCAGATCGTGCGTCTGGTGCGCCTGCGCCTCCAGTGCCGCGCGCACGACATGGGCGCGGGTCGCGGAGAAGCTGAGGCCCGAAATCGCCGCCCGCGCGTCCGGCCGCCAGTGCGGCGCGCCGAGCCCGGAAAGCGCAGGAACCAGATAGACCCCTTCGTTGCCCTCCACGCTGCGCGCCAATTCCTCGCTCTCGGCGGAATGGGCGATCAGGCCGAGCGAGTCGCGAAGCCACTGGAACAGGCTGCCCGCGACGAACACCGATCCTTCCAGCGCATAGCGCCGCTCCCCCCCGATCTGCCAAGCGACGGTGGTCAGCAGGCGGTTTTGCGACACCGGCGCCTGCGTGCCGGTATGGGTGAGCACGAACGCGCCCGTTCCGTAGGTCGCCTTGGTCTCGCCCGGAGCGAAGCAGCCCTGGCCGATCGCCGCCGCCTGCTGATCCCCGGCCATTCCTGAGATTCGGATCGGCCCGCCGAGCTGGCGAGTCCCGCTGAAGTCCCCGGCGCAGTCGACGATCTCCGGCAACGCCTTGAGCGGCACGCCGAACAGGTCGCACAATCCCTCATCCCAACGCCCCGTGTGGATGTCCATCAGCGCGGTGCGCGAGGCGTTGGTCGCGTCGGTGATGTGACGCCCGCTTTTGGTCAGCTTGTAGATCAGCCAGCTCTCGACGGTGCCGACCGCGAGGTCGTCGCCCGACTCCCGGAGCTGCGGCCAATGCTCCAGCGCCCAGGCGATCTTGCTCGCCGAAAAATAGGGATCGAGCAGCAGCCCCGTTTTGGCCTGCAGCGCGGGCTCCTCGCCTTGCTCCTTCAGCCTGGCGCAGAAATCGGCCGTGCGCCGATCCTGCCACACGATCGCCGGGGCCAGCGGCTTCAAGGTGCGCTTCGACCAGAAGACGATCGTCTCGCGCTGGTTGGTGATTCCGATCGTCGCGATCCGCTCCCAACCGCCCGCCTTGACTGCCATCCTCTGCGCGCAGCGGAGCGACAGCCGCCAGATCTCGTCGGCGTCGTGCTCGACCCAGCCCGCCCGGGGATATTGCTGGCTTAGCTCCCGCTGCGCGACACCGTGGCAGGTGCCGTCGAGCCCGAAGAGCATCGCGCGCGTGCTGGTCGTCCCCGCATCGATCACCAGAATATTGTCGCCGGCCATCCCGCGCCTCCGCCCCCATCGTCATTCCCGCGAACGCGGGAATCCAGCTTTTTCTTCTTCGCCCCTTTTCAGCGCCAGCCTGACACCCCTTCCCGCTTTCGCGGGAATGACGTTAGGGGGTGGAGATGGACTCCTTCGATCTCCTCGTCGTCGGCGGCGGAATCAACGGGGCGGCGATCGCCCGCGACGCGGCGGGGCGCGGGCTCGACGTGCTGCTGGTGGAGAAGGACGATCTCGCCGCCCACACCAGCTCCGCCTCGTCCAAGCTGATCCACGGCGGCCTTCGCTATCTCGAGCAATACGAGTTCCGCCTGGTGCGCGAATCCCTGCACGAGCGCGCCATCCTGCTTCGGACGGCGCCCCATATCGTCCGCCCGCTCAAGTTCGTCCTGCCCGATCCGCCGGGCGGCCGCCCCTTCTGGCTGCTGCGCCTCGGCCTGCTGCTCTACGATCTGCTGCGCGGCCGCGACGAGCTTCCCCGTTCGCGCCGTGAGACGGCAGCCGATCCCGCGCTTAAGCTCGGCTTCACGCGCGCTTTCTACTACGACGCGTGGGTCGACGATGCCCGCCTGGTGGTCCTCAACGCCCTCGACGCGGCCGAACGCGGCGCCGAGATCGCCGTCGGCACCGAGCTGATCTCGGCGCGCCGCGACCGCGAAACGTGGATCGCCCGGCTGTCGGACGGTCGCACCGTCACCGCGCGCACGATCGTCAACGCCGCCGGCCCCTGGGTCGCCGAAGTGCTCAACCAGCGCCTCGGCGCGCGAAGCGAAAGCCGGGTCCGTCTCGTCAAGGGAAGCCACATCCTCGTGCCCCGGCTGTGGCAGGGCGATCAGGCCTACATCCTCCAGAACGAAGCGGACGGGCGGGTGGTCTTCGCCTTGCCCTACGGCGAGAACAGCCTGATCGGCACCACCGACATTTCCGTCGCCACGCCCGGCGAGGCGGTCGCCTCGGCGGAGGAGATTGCCTATCTCTGCGCCGCCGCCAATGCCTATTTCGTCCGGCACACGTCGCCCGCCGACGTCATCTGGGCCTATGCAGGAGTCCGCTCGCTCTACGATGACGGGGCAAGCCGCCCAAAGGACATCACCCGGGACTATCATCTCGAGCTCGACCCGGCGCCCGGCGCGAAATTGCTCTCGGTCTTCGGCGGCAAGATCACCACCGCGCGCGCGCTGGCGATCGAGGCGCTCGACCGGCTCGGCGTCGGCGGCCTCAAGTTCACGACCAATTCGGCGTTGCCCGGCGGCAACGTCGGCGAGGGTTTCAACCGCCGCCTCTCGGAGCTTTCCGCCTGGCTCCCGGGCGACATCCTGCTCCGCCTCGCCCGCGCCTACGGCACCCGGATCGACGCGGTAATCGGCGAGGCCGAGGCGCTCACCGATCTCGGCCGTCATTTCGGCGCGGGCCTCTACGAAGCCGAGGTGCGCTATCTCATGGACACCGAATTCGCCCGAACCGCCGACGACATCCTCTGGCGCCGGACCAAGCTCGGCCTCGCCATGAGCCCCGCCGAACGGAAGGAATTGGCGGACTGGATCGGAACGCGGGCGAATTCGCGCCGTTGACCGCTCATGCGTAGAACCACCGGCTGGAAGCTCGATCCCGACCAGCGCACCGAGTTGCTGCTGCAATTTCCGCCTCG
It encodes:
- a CDS encoding glycerol-3-phosphate dehydrogenase; translated protein: MDSFDLLVVGGGINGAAIARDAAGRGLDVLLVEKDDLAAHTSSASSKLIHGGLRYLEQYEFRLVRESLHERAILLRTAPHIVRPLKFVLPDPPGGRPFWLLRLGLLLYDLLRGRDELPRSRRETAADPALKLGFTRAFYYDAWVDDARLVVLNALDAAERGAEIAVGTELISARRDRETWIARLSDGRTVTARTIVNAAGPWVAEVLNQRLGARSESRVRLVKGSHILVPRLWQGDQAYILQNEADGRVVFALPYGENSLIGTTDISVATPGEAVASAEEIAYLCAAANAYFVRHTSPADVIWAYAGVRSLYDDGASRPKDITRDYHLELDPAPGAKLLSVFGGKITTARALAIEALDRLGVGGLKFTTNSALPGGNVGEGFNRRLSELSAWLPGDILLRLARAYGTRIDAVIGEAEALTDLGRHFGAGLYEAEVRYLMDTEFARTADDILWRRTKLGLAMSPAERKELADWIGTRANSRR